In Bos indicus x Bos taurus breed Angus x Brahman F1 hybrid chromosome 23, Bos_hybrid_MaternalHap_v2.0, whole genome shotgun sequence, a single genomic region encodes these proteins:
- the TNXB gene encoding tenascin-X isoform X11 — MCPELREGLTPEEDTPAPWHAATEAPKPPEGPRLGVLAVRDVSPDSLRLSWSVVQGPFDSFVVQYQDTDGQPQALLVGGDQNKVLVSGLEPSTSYEFFLYGLHEGKRLGPVSAEGTTGPVPAGQTPGEPGPRLSHLSVTDVTTSSLRLNWEAPPEAFDSFLLRFGVPSPSTLEPQLRPLLQRELTVPGTRRSAVLRDLHPGTLYTLTLYGLRGPHKADSIQGTARTLSPVLESPRDLQFSEIRETSARVSWTPPTSRVDGFKVSYQLADGGEPQSVQVDGRTQKLEGLIPGAQYEVTVVSVRGFEESEPLTGFLTTVPDGPTHLRALNLTDESALLHWKPPQTPVDTYDVKVTAPGAPSLQASAPGSAVDYPLQGLVTHTNYTATLRGLRGPNFTSPASITFTTGLEAPQDLEAKEVTPRTALLTWTAPEVSPTGYLLSFNTPGGQTQEILLPGGVTSHQLRGLFPSTPYSTWLRAMWGDSFTPPVSTSFTTGGLRIPFPRDCGEEMQNGVSTSRTTTIFLNGNRERPLNVFCDMETDGGGWLVFQRRMDGKTDFWRDWEDYAHGFGNISGEFWLGNEALHSLTKAGDYSLRVDLRAGDEAVFAQYDSFQVDSADEYYRLHLEGYHGTAGDSMSYHSGSVFSARDRDPNNLLISCAVSYRGAWWYRNCHYANLNGLYGSTVDHQGVSWYYWKGFDFSVPFTEMKLRPRSYRPLGRGG, encoded by the exons ATGTGCCCTGAGCTCAGGGAGGGACTGA CCCCAGAAGAGGACACACCAGCGCCCTGGCACGCAGCCACGGAAGCCCCCAAGCCCCCTGAAGGGCCCCGCCTAGGGGTGCTGGCAGTGAGGGATGTGTCCCCGGACTCCCTGCGCCTCTCCTGGAGCGTGGTCCAGGGCCCCTTTGACTCCTTCGTGGTCCAGTATCAGGACACAGATGGGCAGCCCCAGGCCTTGCTCGTGGGGGGCGACCAGAACAAGGTCCTCGTGTCAGGCCTGGAGCCCAGCACCTCCTACGAGTTCTTCCTCTACGGCCTCCACGAAGGGAAGCGCCTGGGGCCCGTCTCAGCTGAGGGCACCACAG GGCCAGTTCCTGCGGGTCAGACGCCCGGAGAGCCAGGGCCCAGGCTGTCTCACCTGTCGGTGACTGATGTGACCACGAGTTCACTGAGGCTCAACTGGGAGGCCCCACCCGAGGCCTTTGACTCCTTCCTGCTCCGCTTCGGAGTCCCATCTCCAAGCACCCTGGAGCCGCAGCTACGTCCCCTGCTGCAGCGGGAGCTGACGGTGCCAGGGACACGGCGCTCGGCCGTGCTGCGGGACTTGCATCCAGGGACCCTATACACCCTTACATTGTACGGGCTGCGTGGGCCCCACAAGGCCGACAGCATCCAGGGCACAGCCCGGACCCTCAGCCCAG TTCTAGAGAGCCCCCGTGACCTCCAATTCAGCGAAATCAGGGAGACCTCAGCCAGGGTCAGCTGGACACCCCCGACATCCAGGGTGGATGGCTTCAAAGTCTCCTACCAACTGGCAGATGGAG GGGAGCCACAGAGTGTGCAGGTGGATGGCCGGACCCAGAAACTCGAGGGGCTGATCCCAGGAGCTCAATACGAGGTGACTGTGGTCTCCGTCCGTGGCTTTGAGGAGAGTGAGCCTCTCACAGGCTTCCTGACCACAG TTCCTGATGGCCCCACCCATCTGCGGGCACTGAACCTGACTGATGAATCCGCCCTGCTGCACTGGAAGCCCCCCCAGACCCCGGTGGATACCTATGATGTCAAGGTCACAGCCCCAGGGG ccccttccctccAGGCTTCAGCCCCTGGCAGCGCCGTGGACTACCCCCTGCAGGGCCTGGTGACCCACACCAACTACACGGCAACCTTGCGTGGCCTTCGGGGCCCCAACTTCACCTCCCCAGCCAGCATCACCTTCACCACAG GGTTGGAGGCACCCCAGGACTTGGAAGCCAAGGAAGTGACCCCCCGCACAGCCCTGCTCACTTGGACGGCACCTGAAGTCTCCCCAACTGGTTACCTGCTCAGCTTCAACACCCCAGGGGGACAGACCCAG GAGATCCTGCTCCCAGGAGGGGTCACCTCTCACCAGCTCCGCGGCCTCTTTCCTTCCACCCCCTACAGCACATGGCTCCGGGCCATGTGGGGCGACAGCTTCACTCCCCCCGTGTCCACTTCCTTCACCACTG GTGGGCTGCGGATCCCCTTCCCCCGGGACTGTGGGGAGGAGATGCAGAACGGGGTCAGCACATCAAGGACCACCACCATCTTCCTCAATGGCAACCGCGAGCGACCCCTGAACGTGTTTTGTGACATGGAGACCGATGGGGGTGGCTGGCTG GTATTCCAGCGCCGCATGGATGGAAAAACGGACTTCTGGAGGGACTGGGAGGACTACGCCCATGGTTTTGGGAATATCTCTGGGGAGTTCTGGCTGG GCAATGAGGCCCTGCACAGCCTGACCAAAGCCGGCGACTACTCCTTGCGCGTGGACCTGCGGGCTGGGGACGAGGCTGTGTTTGCCCAGTACGACTCCTTCCAAGTGGACTCCGCCGATGAGTACTACCGCCTCCACCTGGAAGGCTACCATGGCACCGCAG GGGATTCCATGAGCTACCACAGTGGCAGTGTCTTCTCTGCCCGGGACCGAGACCCCAACAACTTGCTCATCTCTTGTGCCGTCTCTTACCGAGGGGCCTGGTGGTACAGGAACTGCCACTATGCCAACCTCAACGGGCTTTATGGGAGCACAGTGGACCACCAG GGAGTGAGCTGGTACTACTGGAAGGGCTTCGATTTCTCAGTGCCCTTCACGGAAATGAAGCTGAGACCAAGAAGCTACCGGCCCCTGGGCAGGGGAGGCTGA
- the LOC113881779 gene encoding steroid 21-hydroxylase, with translation MVLAGLLLLLTLLAGAHLLWGRWKLRNLHLPPLVPGFLHLLQPNLPIHLLSLTQKLGPVYRLRLGLQEVVVLNSKRTIEEAMIRKWVDFAGRPQIPSYKLVSQRCQDISLGDYSLLWKAHKKLTRSALLLGTRSSMEPWVDQLTQEFCERMRVQAGAPVTIQKEFSLLTCSIICYLTFGNKEDTLVHAFHDCVQDLMKTWDHWSIQILDMVPFLRFFPNPGLWRLKQAIENRDHMVEKQLTRHKESMVAGQWRDMTDYMLQGVGRQRVEEGPGQLLEGHVHMSVVDLFIGGTETTASTLSWAVAFLLHHPEIQRRLQEELDRELGPGASCSRVTYKDRARLPLLNATIAEVLRLRPVVPLALPHRTTRPSSIFGYDIPEGMVVIPNLQGAHLDETVWEQPHEFRPDRFLEPGANPSALAFGCGARVCLGESLARLELFVVLLRLLQAFTLLPPPVGALPSLQPDPYCGVNLKVQPFQVRLQPRGVEAGAWESASAQ, from the exons ATGGTCCtcgcagggctgctgctgctgctcacccTGCTAGCTGGCGCTCACCTGCTATGGGGCCGGTGGAAGCTCAGAAacctccacctcccacctctgGTCCCCGGCTTCCTGCACCTGCTGCAGCCCAACCTCCCCATCCATCTGCTGAGCCTGACTCAGAAACTCGGGCCTGTCTACAGGCTTCGCCTTGGGCTGCAAG AGGTGGTGGTGCTGAACTCCAAGAGGACCATTGAGGAGGCTATGATCAGGAAGTGGGTGGACTTTGCCGGCAGACCCCAGATACCATCCT ACAAGTTGGTGTCTCAGCGCTGCCAGGACATCTCTCTGGGGGACTACTCTCTGCTCTGGAAGGCCCACAAGAAACTCACCCGCTCAGCCTTGCTGCTGGGCACCCGCAGCTCCATGGAGCCCTGGGTGGACCAGCTGACCCAGGAGTTCTGCGAG CGCATGAGAGTCCAGGCCGGTGCCCCCGTGACCATCCAGAAGGAATTCTCTCTGCTTACCTGCAGCATCATCTGTTACCTCACTTTTGGAAACAAG GAGGACACCTTAGTACATGCCTTTCACGACTGTGTTCAGGACTTGATGAAGACCTGGGACCACTGGTCCATCCAGATTTTGGACATGGTTCCTTTTCTCAGG TTCTTCCCCAACCCTGGGCTCTGGAGGCTGAAGCAGGCCATAGAGAACAGGGACCACATGGTGGAGAAGCAGCTGACGCGCCACAAG gagaGCATGGTGGCCGGCCAGTGGAGGGATATGACGGACTACATGCTCCAGGGGGTAGGGAGGCAAAGAGTAGAAGAGGGCCCGGGACAGCTCCTGGAAGGACACGTGCACATGTCTGTGGTGGACCTTTTCATCGGGGGCACTGAAACCACGGCGAGCACCCTCTCCTGGGCTGTGGCGTTCCTACTTCACCACCCCGAG ATTCAGCGCCGCCTTCAGGAGGAGTTGGATCGCGAGCTGGGCCCCGGAGCCTCATGCTCCCGAGTCACTTACAAGGACCGCGCTCGGCTGCCTCTGCTCAACGCCACCATCGCGGAGGTGCTGCGCCTGCGGCCGGTCGTGCCCCTGGCCTTGCCTCACCGCACCACGCGGCCTAGCAG CATCTTCGGCTACGACATCCCTGAGGGCATGGTCGTTATCCCCAACCTCCAAGGTGCCCACCTGGACGAGACCGTCTGGGAGCAGCCGCACGAGTTCCGGCCGG ACCGCTTCCTGGAGCCGGGCGCGAACCCCAGCGCGCTGGCATTTGGCTGCGGGGCTCGCGTGTGCCTGGGCGAGTCGCTGGCGCGCCTGGAGCTCTTCGTGGTGCTCCTGCGACTGCTGCAGGCCTTCACGCTGCTGCCGCCGCCCGTGGGCGCCCTGCCGTCGCTGCAGCCGGATCCCTACTGCGGTGTCAACCTCAAGGTCCAGCCTTTCCAGGTGCGGCTGCAGCCCCGGGGGGTGGAGGCCGGGGCCTGGGAGAGCGCCAGTGCCCAGTGA